From a region of the Methylocystis hirsuta genome:
- a CDS encoding DNA-directed RNA polymerase subunit alpha, which yields MSIQKNWQELIKPNKLEVAAGDDPKRVATAVAEPLERGFGVTLGNALRRILLSSLQGAAITSIHIDGVLHEFSSIPGVREDVTDIVLNIKDIAIKYQGDGMKRLTLKKTGPGAVTAGDIQVTGDVQVLNPELVICTLDEGAEIRIEFTVANGKGYAPADRNRAEDAPIGLIPIDSLYSPVKKVSYRVENTREGQVLDYDKLTLTVETNGAMSPEDAIAYSARILQDQLNVFVNFEEPRREEAAPSIPQLAFNPALLKKVDELELSVRSANCLKNDNIVYIGDLIQKSEAEMLRTPNFGRKSLNEIKEVLAQMGLHLGMEVPGWPPENIDDLAKRFEEHY from the coding sequence GTGAGCATCCAGAAGAACTGGCAGGAACTCATCAAGCCGAACAAGCTCGAAGTCGCCGCCGGAGACGATCCCAAACGCGTCGCGACCGCGGTCGCCGAGCCGCTGGAGCGCGGCTTCGGCGTGACGCTTGGCAACGCCCTGCGCCGCATTCTGCTGTCGTCTTTGCAGGGCGCGGCGATCACGTCGATTCACATCGACGGCGTGCTGCACGAGTTCTCGTCGATCCCCGGCGTGCGCGAGGACGTGACCGACATCGTCCTCAACATCAAGGACATCGCCATCAAATACCAGGGCGATGGCATGAAGCGCCTGACGCTCAAGAAGACGGGACCGGGGGCCGTCACCGCGGGCGACATCCAGGTGACGGGCGACGTGCAGGTCCTCAACCCTGAACTCGTCATCTGCACGCTCGACGAAGGCGCCGAGATCCGCATCGAGTTCACCGTCGCCAACGGCAAGGGCTATGCGCCCGCCGACCGCAACCGCGCCGAAGACGCCCCGATCGGCCTCATTCCGATCGACAGCCTCTATTCGCCGGTCAAAAAGGTCAGCTATCGCGTCGAAAACACCCGCGAGGGCCAGGTTCTCGACTATGACAAGCTGACGCTGACGGTCGAAACAAATGGCGCGATGAGCCCGGAAGACGCGATCGCCTATTCGGCGCGCATTCTGCAGGACCAGCTTAACGTCTTCGTCAATTTCGAAGAGCCGCGCCGCGAGGAGGCCGCGCCGTCGATTCCGCAGCTCGCCTTCAATCCGGCGCTGCTGAAGAAGGTGGACGAGTTGGAGCTTTCGGTGCGTTCGGCGAACTGTCTGAAGAACGACAATATCGTCTACATCGGCGACCTGATTCAGAAGTCGGAAGCCGAGATGCTGCGCACGCCGAACTTCGGCCGCAAGTCCTTGAACGAGATCAAGGAAGTGCTGGCGCAGATGGGTCTGCATCTCGGCATGGAAGTTCCCGGCTGGCCGCCGGAGAACATCGACGATCTCGCGAAGAGATTCGAGGAGCATTACTGA
- the rpsK gene encoding 30S ribosomal protein S11 encodes MAKDTTRVRRRERKNIVSGVAHVNSTFNNTMITITDAQGNTVSWSSAGSMGFKGSRKSTPYAAQMAAEDAARKAGEHGVRTLEVEVSGPGSGRESALRALQAAGFTVTSIRDVTPIPHNGCRPRKRRRV; translated from the coding sequence ATGGCCAAGGACACAACGCGCGTTCGTCGCCGCGAGCGCAAGAACATCGTTTCCGGCGTCGCGCATGTGAATTCGACGTTCAACAACACCATGATCACCATCACCGACGCGCAGGGCAACACTGTGTCGTGGTCGTCCGCGGGATCGATGGGATTCAAAGGCTCGCGCAAATCCACGCCCTACGCCGCGCAGATGGCCGCCGAAGACGCCGCCCGCAAGGCCGGCGAGCACGGCGTGCGCACGCTCGAAGTCGAAGTCTCCGGTCCGGGCTCCGGCCGTGAGTCGGCGTTGCGCGCGCTGCAAGCGGCGGGCTTTACCGTCACTTCGATCCGCGATGTGACTCCCATTCCCCACAACGGCTGCCGGCCGCGCAAGCGCCGCCGCGTCTGA
- the rpsM gene encoding 30S ribosomal protein S13 translates to MARIAGVNIPTNKRVVIALQYIHGIGAKKAEEICEKVSIPAERRVAQLTDAEVLQIRETIDRDYMVEGDLRREVAINIKRLMDLGCYRGLRHRRQLPVRGQRTHTNARTRKGKAKPIAGKKK, encoded by the coding sequence GTGGCCCGAATTGCAGGCGTCAATATCCCGACGAACAAGCGCGTCGTCATCGCGCTCCAATATATCCACGGCATTGGCGCCAAGAAGGCCGAGGAAATCTGCGAAAAGGTGAGCATCCCGGCCGAACGCCGCGTGGCGCAACTCACCGACGCGGAAGTTCTGCAAATTCGCGAAACCATCGACCGCGACTACATGGTCGAAGGCGATCTGCGCCGCGAGGTCGCGATCAACATCAAGCGCTTGATGGATCTCGGCTGCTATCGTGGCCTGCGCCATCGCCGCCAGCTCCCTGTGCGCGGCCAGCGCACGCACACCAACGCCCGCACCCGCAAGGGCAAGGCGAAGCCGATCGCCGGCAAGAAGAAGTAA
- a CDS encoding adenylate kinase has translation MRLVLLGPPGAGKGTQAARLVEKHGVPQLSTGDMLRAAVAAKTPIGLRAKEIMDAGALVPDEVVIGLIDERLGASDCANGFILDGFPRTVAQAEALRELLERRGLTLDAVLELAVDEGALVDRMRKRVDETRAAGGAVRADDNPESFKTRLEAYRAQTAPVSAHYARRSELTKIDGMAPIEEVTAEIDRALSSAG, from the coding sequence ATGAGGCTGGTGCTGCTCGGTCCGCCGGGGGCCGGCAAGGGAACGCAGGCGGCCCGTCTCGTCGAAAAGCACGGCGTGCCGCAGCTGTCGACGGGAGACATGCTGCGCGCCGCGGTCGCGGCGAAAACTCCGATTGGACTGAGGGCCAAGGAGATCATGGACGCTGGCGCGCTGGTGCCGGACGAGGTCGTGATCGGCTTGATCGACGAACGGCTCGGCGCGTCTGACTGCGCCAACGGGTTCATTCTCGACGGCTTCCCGCGCACTGTGGCGCAGGCCGAGGCGCTGCGGGAGCTGCTCGAACGCAGAGGCTTAACGCTCGACGCCGTGCTCGAGCTCGCCGTCGACGAAGGCGCGCTCGTCGACCGGATGCGCAAACGCGTCGACGAAACCCGCGCCGCGGGCGGCGCGGTGCGCGCCGACGACAATCCGGAAAGCTTCAAGACGCGGCTCGAAGCCTATCGGGCCCAGACGGCCCCGGTGTCGGCGCACTACGCCAGGCGCAGCGAACTGACCAAGATCGACGGCATGGCGCCGATCGAGGAGGTAACCGCGGAGATCGATCGCGCCCTGTCGAGCGCCGGCTAG
- the secY gene encoding preprotein translocase subunit SecY codes for MASAAEQLAANVNLSAFGKSEELKKRILFTLGALIVYRLGTYVPLPGIDPEAFAKSFFGQSKGMLELFNMFAGGAVQRRAIFALNIMPYISASIIIQLLTSVIPTLETLKKEGEQGRKVLNQYTRYLTVALATFQAYAMAIGLEGQQGVVTDPGIFFRITTVVTLVGGTMFLMWLGEQITSRGIGNGSSLIIFAGIVAAFPSAIVSTLELGRQGAISTALIIGVIVMSFAVVAFIVFMERAQRRLLITYPKRQHGNRVYEGQTSFLPLKLNTSGVIPPIFASSLLLLPTTVANFYQSTGSESVFATISAYFGHGRPLYMLAYVGLIVFFAFFYTAIVFNPVETADNLKKHGGFVPGIRPGERTAKFIDEVLMRITVLGAAYLAVICIIPEGLIAYANLPFYFGGTSLLIVVSVTMDTVAQIHGHMQAQQYEGLIRKTKLRGGKRAR; via the coding sequence ATGGCATCGGCAGCCGAGCAGCTCGCGGCCAACGTCAATCTCTCCGCCTTCGGCAAATCCGAGGAATTGAAAAAGCGCATCCTGTTCACGTTGGGCGCGCTGATCGTCTATCGCCTCGGCACTTACGTGCCGCTGCCGGGCATCGACCCCGAGGCTTTCGCGAAAAGCTTTTTCGGCCAGTCGAAGGGCATGCTGGAGCTCTTCAACATGTTCGCGGGCGGCGCCGTGCAGCGCCGCGCGATCTTCGCGCTCAACATCATGCCGTATATTTCGGCGTCGATTATCATTCAGCTGCTGACGTCGGTGATTCCGACGCTCGAGACTCTGAAGAAAGAGGGCGAGCAGGGCCGCAAGGTCCTCAACCAATATACCCGCTACCTCACCGTCGCGCTCGCGACGTTCCAAGCCTACGCGATGGCGATCGGGCTGGAGGGCCAGCAGGGCGTCGTCACCGATCCGGGCATATTCTTCCGCATCACCACGGTCGTGACGCTGGTCGGCGGCACGATGTTCCTGATGTGGCTTGGCGAGCAGATCACCTCGCGCGGAATCGGCAACGGATCCTCGCTCATTATCTTCGCGGGCATCGTCGCCGCGTTTCCGTCGGCGATTGTGTCGACCTTGGAGCTGGGCCGGCAGGGCGCCATTTCGACGGCGCTGATCATCGGCGTCATCGTCATGTCCTTCGCCGTCGTCGCCTTCATCGTGTTCATGGAGCGGGCGCAGCGGCGACTGCTGATCACCTATCCCAAGCGCCAGCACGGCAACCGGGTCTATGAAGGACAGACGTCCTTCCTGCCGCTGAAGCTGAACACGTCCGGCGTCATCCCGCCGATCTTCGCATCGTCGCTGCTGCTCTTGCCGACGACGGTGGCGAATTTCTACCAATCGACCGGCAGCGAAAGCGTCTTCGCGACGATCTCAGCCTATTTCGGCCACGGGCGGCCGCTGTATATGCTCGCCTATGTCGGATTGATCGTGTTCTTCGCCTTCTTCTACACCGCGATCGTCTTCAATCCGGTCGAGACGGCGGACAATCTCAAGAAGCACGGCGGTTTCGTGCCGGGCATTCGCCCAGGCGAACGCACGGCGAAATTCATCGACGAAGTGCTGATGCGGATCACGGTGCTCGGCGCGGCCTATCTGGCGGTCATCTGCATCATTCCGGAAGGGCTCATCGCCTACGCCAATCTGCCGTTCTATTTCGGCGGCACGTCGCTGCTCATCGTCGTCAGCGTCACCATGGACACTGTGGCGCAGATCCACGGTCATATGCAGGCGCAGCAATATGAGGGGCTGATTCGCAAGACCAAGCTTCGCGGCGGGAAACGCGCCCGATGA
- the rplO gene encoding 50S ribosomal protein L15: protein MKLNEITDNPGASKNRMRVGRGIGSGKGKTGGRGVKGQKARTGVAIKGFEGGQMPLHRRLPKRGFYNPFSTHYNEVNLGRIQQALDAGKLDANAPVTIEALLAAGVVTRPRDGVKILGQGELKTKLAFEVSAASKSAVAAIEGAGGSVKLLAGETPAQ, encoded by the coding sequence ATGAAACTCAATGAAATTACCGACAATCCCGGCGCGAGCAAGAACCGCATGCGCGTCGGCCGCGGCATCGGCTCCGGCAAGGGCAAGACCGGCGGTCGCGGCGTCAAGGGCCAGAAGGCGCGCACCGGCGTGGCGATCAAGGGCTTCGAGGGCGGTCAGATGCCGTTGCATCGGCGCCTGCCGAAGCGCGGATTCTACAATCCGTTCTCGACGCACTACAATGAGGTCAATCTCGGGCGCATTCAGCAGGCGCTCGACGCCGGCAAGCTCGACGCCAACGCGCCGGTGACGATCGAGGCGCTGCTTGCGGCCGGCGTCGTCACCAGGCCGCGCGACGGGGTCAAGATCCTCGGCCAGGGCGAGTTGAAGACAAAGCTCGCCTTCGAGGTCTCGGCGGCCTCCAAATCTGCGGTCGCGGCGATCGAGGGCGCAGGCGGCTCCGTGAAACTTCTCGCCGGCGAGACGCCGGCGCAATAA
- the rpmD gene encoding 50S ribosomal protein L30: protein MTKSTQQIVVEQIGSPIGRPERQRRTLLGLGLTRIGRRRALEDTPAVRGMIAKVAHLVKIVDAKTVDGK from the coding sequence ATGACGAAGAGCACGCAGCAGATCGTCGTCGAACAGATCGGCAGCCCGATCGGCCGTCCCGAACGGCAGCGCCGTACGCTTCTTGGCCTCGGCCTGACGCGCATCGGCCGCCGCCGCGCGCTGGAAGACACGCCGGCCGTGCGCGGGATGATCGCTAAGGTGGCGCATCTCGTGAAAATCGTCGACGCCAAAACCGTCGACGGGAAGTGA
- the rpsE gene encoding 30S ribosomal protein S5 produces the protein MAREGEGGRGRDRDRDDRDGEFVDRLVHINRVAKVVKGGRRFGFAALVVVGDQKGRVGYGHGKAREVPEAIRKATEAAKRALIRVPLREGRTLHHDVHGRHGAGRVILRAAPAGTGIIAGGPMRAIFETLGMHDVVAKSQGSSNPYNMIRATFDALGREDSPRSVAARRSLKVSVLQSRRQGVDADAVDA, from the coding sequence ATGGCGCGTGAAGGAGAAGGCGGTCGCGGCCGCGATCGGGATCGTGACGATCGCGACGGCGAATTTGTGGATCGTCTGGTCCACATCAATCGCGTCGCGAAGGTGGTGAAGGGCGGCCGGCGTTTCGGCTTCGCCGCGCTCGTCGTCGTCGGCGACCAGAAGGGCCGCGTTGGCTATGGACACGGCAAGGCGCGCGAAGTGCCTGAGGCGATCCGCAAGGCGACGGAAGCGGCGAAGCGCGCGTTGATCCGCGTGCCGCTGCGCGAAGGCCGCACGCTGCATCATGACGTTCATGGCCGCCATGGCGCGGGCCGCGTCATCCTGCGCGCGGCGCCGGCGGGCACCGGAATCATCGCCGGCGGTCCAATGCGCGCGATTTTCGAAACGCTGGGCATGCACGACGTCGTGGCGAAGAGCCAGGGGTCGTCCAATCCCTACAACATGATCCGCGCGACCTTCGATGCGCTCGGCCGCGAAGACTCGCCGCGCTCCGTCGCTGCGCGCCGCTCGCTTAAAGTTTCGGTGCTGCAGTCGCGCCGTCAAGGCGTCGACGCCGACGCCGTCGACGCGTAA
- the rplR gene encoding 50S ribosomal protein L18, protein MARDVKVEQRRKARVRRAIRERAKGRLRLSVFRSSKQIYAQIIDDEKGATVVAASSLEKANREGLKTGADVEAAKVVGKLLAERAVAKGVKEVVFDRGAYMYHGRVKALADGAREGGLEF, encoded by the coding sequence ATGGCCAGGGATGTCAAAGTCGAACAGCGTCGAAAGGCGCGGGTGCGCCGGGCGATCCGTGAACGCGCTAAGGGGCGGTTGCGCCTTTCGGTGTTTCGCTCGTCCAAGCAGATCTACGCCCAGATCATCGACGACGAGAAGGGCGCGACGGTCGTCGCCGCCTCTTCGCTCGAGAAGGCGAACCGCGAGGGTCTGAAGACCGGCGCGGACGTCGAGGCGGCGAAGGTCGTCGGCAAGCTCCTCGCGGAGCGCGCCGTCGCCAAGGGCGTCAAAGAGGTCGTTTTCGACCGTGGCGCTTACATGTATCACGGGCGCGTCAAGGCGCTGGCCGACGGCGCCCGCGAGGGCGGTCTGGAGTTCTAA
- the rplF gene encoding 50S ribosomal protein L6 produces the protein MSRIGKKPVVIPAGVTAKVDGQLVQVKGAKGQLEFLAPDDVSVVQQDNAISVDPRNETKRARALWGTARAQINNIVVGVTTGFEKKLEITGVGYRAAVQGKTLQLALGYSHDVSYPIPAGIAIVTPKPTEITISGMDRRQVGQVAAEIRALRPPEPYKGKGVKYANEFIFRKEGKKK, from the coding sequence ATGTCTCGTATCGGCAAGAAGCCTGTCGTCATTCCCGCCGGCGTCACCGCCAAGGTGGACGGTCAGCTCGTGCAGGTGAAGGGCGCGAAGGGCCAGCTGGAGTTCCTGGCGCCCGACGACGTTTCCGTCGTCCAGCAGGACAACGCCATCTCGGTCGACCCGCGCAATGAAACCAAGCGCGCCCGCGCGCTTTGGGGAACGGCGCGCGCCCAGATCAACAATATCGTCGTCGGCGTGACCACGGGCTTTGAGAAGAAGCTCGAGATCACCGGCGTCGGCTATCGCGCCGCGGTGCAGGGAAAAACGCTGCAACTCGCGCTCGGCTATTCGCATGACGTGAGCTATCCGATTCCGGCCGGCATCGCGATCGTGACGCCGAAGCCGACGGAAATCACCATCAGCGGCATGGATCGGCGCCAGGTCGGTCAAGTCGCCGCCGAGATCCGCGCCCTGCGCCCGCCCGAGCCCTACAAGGGCAAGGGCGTCAAATACGCCAATGAATTCATCTTCCGCAAGGAAGGCAAGAAGAAGTAA
- the rpsH gene encoding 30S ribosomal protein S8: protein MAINDPLGDLLTRIRNAQMRRKDKVSSPGSKLRAHVLDVLKEEGYIRGYSSTDFGNGRTEFEIELKYFDGEPVIKQIERVSRPGRRVYAAVDAVPRVANGLGVTIVSTPKGVMADHAARENNVGGEVLCKVF from the coding sequence ATGGCGATCAACGATCCATTGGGCGATCTCCTCACCCGCATCCGCAACGCGCAGATGCGCCGCAAGGATAAGGTGTCCTCACCCGGCTCGAAGCTGCGCGCGCATGTGCTCGACGTGCTGAAGGAAGAGGGCTATATCCGCGGCTATAGCAGCACCGACTTCGGCAATGGCCGGACCGAGTTCGAGATCGAACTGAAATATTTCGACGGCGAACCGGTCATCAAGCAGATCGAACGCGTGTCGCGTCCGGGCCGCCGCGTCTATGCGGCGGTTGACGCAGTGCCGCGCGTGGCGAATGGCCTCGGCGTCACCATCGTGTCGACTCCGAAGGGCGTCATGGCCGATCACGCGGCGCGCGAGAATAATGTCGGTGGCGAGGTGCTGTGCAAGGTCTTCTAG
- the rpsN gene encoding 30S ribosomal protein S14: MAKKSAIENNKRKRRLVKSYAGRRARLKAVANDKTLSVEEQFEARLKLAELPRNSAPVRVRNRCEVSGRPRGFYRKLKMSRIALRELGSRGLVPGLVKSSW, encoded by the coding sequence ATGGCGAAGAAAAGCGCGATTGAGAACAACAAGCGGAAGCGAAGGCTCGTGAAGTCTTACGCCGGGCGGCGCGCGCGGCTAAAGGCGGTTGCGAACGACAAGACGCTGAGCGTCGAAGAGCAGTTCGAGGCGCGTCTCAAGCTTGCTGAGCTCCCGCGCAATTCGGCGCCGGTTCGCGTGCGCAACCGCTGCGAAGTGTCGGGCCGTCCGCGCGGCTTTTATCGCAAGCTGAAAATGTCGCGCATTGCGCTGCGCGAATTGGGGTCCCGCGGCCTGGTGCCCGGCCTCGTGAAGTCAAGCTGGTAA
- the rplE gene encoding 50S ribosomal protein L5 encodes MAEEKKPKAEKPAKAQKPAAEGAEAKEPKKAAAKSAEKPAAKEKPAKTGDDAAALGADGAYVPRMRKHYEEVVRETLQKQFGYKNALEVPTIEKIVLNMGVGESVNDSKKATSAASDLSLIAGQKPVITRARKAISTFKLRENMPIGAKVTLRKTRMYEFLDRLITVALPRVRDFRGLNPKSFDGRGNYALGIKEHIVFPEIDYDKAESILGMDVIVCTTAKTDEEARALLKAFNFPFRQ; translated from the coding sequence ATGGCTGAGGAAAAGAAGCCCAAGGCCGAAAAGCCCGCCAAGGCTCAAAAGCCCGCCGCCGAGGGCGCGGAGGCGAAGGAGCCGAAGAAGGCCGCCGCCAAATCGGCTGAAAAGCCTGCTGCTAAGGAAAAGCCGGCGAAGACTGGCGACGACGCGGCTGCGCTCGGCGCGGACGGCGCCTATGTGCCGCGCATGCGGAAGCATTACGAAGAGGTCGTGCGCGAGACGCTGCAGAAGCAGTTCGGATATAAGAACGCGCTCGAAGTGCCGACGATCGAGAAGATCGTGCTCAACATGGGCGTTGGCGAGTCCGTCAATGACAGCAAGAAGGCGACGTCGGCGGCGAGCGACCTTAGCCTTATCGCTGGCCAGAAGCCGGTCATCACCCGCGCGCGCAAGGCGATCTCGACCTTCAAATTGCGAGAGAACATGCCGATCGGCGCGAAGGTGACGCTGCGCAAGACGCGGATGTATGAGTTTCTGGATCGTCTGATCACCGTCGCTCTGCCGCGCGTGCGCGACTTCCGCGGATTGAATCCGAAGTCGTTCGACGGACGCGGGAATTATGCGCTCGGCATCAAGGAGCACATCGTGTTCCCCGAAATCGACTACGACAAGGCGGAGTCGATCCTGGGCATGGACGTGATCGTTTGCACGACGGCCAAGACCGACGAAGAGGCGCGCGCCTTGCTGAAGGCGTTCAATTTCCCGTTCCGGCAGTGA
- the rplX gene encoding 50S ribosomal protein L24 — MAAKIKKGDKVVVLAGRDKGRSGEVLRVIPDEGRAVVDGVNIVKRHQRQTKDREAGIINKAAPINLSNLAVADPKDGKATRVGFKILDDGRKVRVAKRSGELIDG, encoded by the coding sequence ATGGCCGCCAAGATCAAGAAGGGCGACAAAGTCGTCGTTCTCGCCGGCCGCGACAAGGGCCGCAGCGGCGAGGTGCTGCGCGTGATTCCCGACGAGGGCCGCGCCGTCGTCGACGGCGTCAACATCGTCAAGCGCCATCAGCGTCAGACCAAGGATCGCGAAGCCGGCATCATCAACAAGGCCGCGCCGATCAATTTGTCGAATCTGGCGGTCGCCGATCCCAAGGACGGCAAGGCGACGCGCGTTGGATTCAAGATTCTCGACGACGGCCGCAAGGTCCGCGTCGCCAAGCGTTCCGGAGAATTGATCGATGGCTGA
- the rplN gene encoding 50S ribosomal protein L14 — MIQMQTNLDVADNSGARRVMCIKVLGGSKRKYAGVGDIIVVSIKEAIPRGRVKKGDVLKAVVVRTAKDIKRADGSVIRFDSNAAVLINNQKEPIGTRIFGPVPRELRAKNHMKIISLAPEVL; from the coding sequence ATGATTCAGATGCAAACCAATCTCGACGTCGCCGACAACTCCGGCGCGCGCCGCGTGATGTGCATCAAGGTGCTGGGCGGCTCCAAGCGCAAATACGCCGGCGTCGGCGACATTATTGTCGTGTCGATCAAGGAGGCGATTCCGCGCGGCCGCGTCAAGAAGGGCGATGTGCTGAAGGCCGTCGTCGTTCGCACCGCGAAGGACATCAAGCGTGCCGACGGCTCCGTGATCCGTTTTGATTCGAACGCCGCGGTGCTGATCAACAATCAGAAAGAGCCGATCGGCACCCGCATATTCGGGCCGGTGCCGCGCGAGCTGCGCGCCAAGAACCACATGAAGATCATCTCGCTCGCCCCGGAGGTTTTGTAA
- the rpsQ gene encoding 30S ribosomal protein S17, with protein MPKRILQGVVVSDKQNKTVVVKVERRFTHPLFQKTVRRTKNYHAHDENGAFKVGDSVTIEETAPISKLKRWRVVEVTAEA; from the coding sequence ATGCCGAAGCGAATTCTCCAGGGCGTCGTCGTCAGCGACAAGCAGAACAAGACCGTGGTGGTGAAGGTCGAACGCCGTTTCACCCACCCGCTGTTCCAGAAGACGGTGCGCCGCACGAAGAACTATCACGCCCATGACGAAAACGGCGCGTTCAAGGTGGGCGACTCGGTGACGATCGAAGAGACCGCGCCGATCTCGAAATTGAAGCGCTGGCGGGTCGTCGAAGTGACGGCCGAGGCGTAG
- the rpmC gene encoding 50S ribosomal protein L29 — MKSKQRLSDIKAMTEDQLNDEVLKLKKEQFNLRFQRATGQLENTSRVRVVRRDIARTKTIAAHKRAEKQG; from the coding sequence ATGAAATCCAAACAGCGCCTCTCCGACATCAAGGCGATGACCGAAGATCAGCTCAATGACGAAGTGCTGAAGCTCAAGAAAGAGCAGTTCAATCTGCGCTTCCAGCGGGCGACCGGCCAGCTCGAGAACACCTCACGCGTGCGCGTCGTTCGTCGCGACATTGCCCGCACGAAAACCATCGCCGCGCATAAGCGCGCCGAAAAGCAGGGTTAA
- the rplP gene encoding 50S ribosomal protein L16, with protein MLQPKRTKFRKAFKGRIRGASKAGFSLNFGQFGLKALEPDRITARQIEAARRAMTRHMKRAGRVWIRIFPDVPVSKKPTEVRMGKGKGAPEFWAVRVAPGRIMFEIDGVPAPIAREALTLAAAKLPIKTRFIERIAE; from the coding sequence ATGCTGCAACCCAAACGCACCAAGTTCCGCAAGGCCTTCAAGGGCCGCATCCGTGGCGCTTCCAAGGCGGGCTTTTCGCTGAACTTCGGTCAGTTCGGCCTTAAGGCGCTGGAGCCGGATCGCATCACCGCGCGCCAGATCGAGGCCGCGCGCCGCGCCATGACGCGCCATATGAAGCGCGCCGGCCGCGTCTGGATCCGCATCTTCCCAGACGTGCCGGTCTCCAAGAAGCCGACCGAAGTGCGTATGGGCAAGGGCAAGGGCGCGCCGGAATTCTGGGCCGTGCGCGTTGCGCCCGGCCGCATCATGTTCGAGATCGACGGCGTGCCGGCGCCTATCGCGCGCGAGGCCTTGACGCTCGCCGCCGCGAAGCTGCCGATCAAGACGCGCTTCATCGAACGCATCGCCGAATAA
- the rpsC gene encoding 30S ribosomal protein S3: MGQKVNPIGLRLGVNRTWDSRWFASKGEYAKLLHEDMAIRETVSKTLKQAAVSKIVIERPHKKCRVTIYSARPGVVIGKKGADIDKIRKLVGKLTGSEVVINIVEVRKPETEAALVAESIAQQLERRVAFRRAMKRAVQSAIRLGAQGIRINCSGRLGGAEIARLEWYREGRVPLHTLRADVDYGTATAHTAYGACGIKVWIFKGEILEHDPMAQDKKAAEQASGGDHGDRDRGGERRRREHREPRDAA; this comes from the coding sequence ATGGGTCAGAAGGTTAATCCGATCGGGCTGCGACTGGGCGTCAACCGCACCTGGGATTCGCGCTGGTTCGCCAGCAAGGGCGAATACGCCAAGCTCCTGCACGAGGACATGGCGATCCGCGAAACCGTGTCGAAAACCTTGAAGCAGGCGGCGGTGTCGAAGATCGTCATCGAGCGCCCGCACAAGAAGTGCCGCGTGACGATCTATTCGGCGCGTCCCGGCGTCGTCATCGGCAAGAAGGGCGCGGATATCGACAAGATCCGCAAGCTCGTGGGCAAGCTCACCGGCAGCGAAGTCGTCATCAACATCGTCGAAGTGCGCAAGCCCGAAACCGAAGCGGCGCTCGTCGCCGAGTCGATCGCCCAGCAGCTCGAACGCCGCGTCGCCTTCCGCCGCGCGATGAAGCGCGCCGTGCAATCGGCCATTCGGCTGGGCGCGCAGGGCATTCGCATCAATTGCTCGGGCCGTCTCGGCGGCGCCGAGATCGCCCGGCTCGAATGGTATCGCGAAGGACGCGTGCCGCTGCACACGCTGCGCGCCGACGTCGATTACGGCACCGCCACCGCGCATACCGCCTATGGCGCTTGCGGCATCAAGGTCTGGATCTTCAAGGGCGAAATCCTCGAGCACGATCCGATGGCGCAGGACAAGAAGGCGGCCGAACAGGCGTCCGGCGGCGATCATGGCGATCGCGACCGTGGCGGCGAACGCCGCCGTCGCGAGCACCGCGAACCGCGCGACGCGGCGTAA
- the rplV gene encoding 50S ribosomal protein L22: MSKEANPPRLAENEAKAVARMLRVSPQKLNLLAQLIRGKKVDRALADLEFSRKRIAHEVKKALESAIANAENNHGLDVDDLVVAQAFVGKALVMKRFHARARGRASRVEKPFANLTIIVREVQAQANA; this comes from the coding sequence ATGTCGAAGGAAGCCAATCCGCCCCGGCTTGCGGAAAATGAGGCGAAGGCTGTCGCGCGCATGCTGCGCGTCTCGCCGCAGAAGCTCAATCTGCTCGCGCAGTTGATCCGCGGCAAGAAGGTGGATCGCGCGCTCGCCGATCTGGAGTTCTCCAGAAAGCGGATCGCGCATGAGGTGAAGAAGGCGCTCGAAAGCGCCATCGCCAACGCCGAGAACAATCACGGTCTCGACGTCGACGATCTCGTCGTCGCCCAGGCCTTTGTCGGCAAGGCGCTGGTGATGAAGCGTTTCCACGCCCGCGCCCGCGGCCGGGCGAGCCGCGTCGAGAAGCCCTTCGCCAATCTGACGATCATCGTGCGCGAAGTCCAAGCGCAAGCCAACGCCTAA